One genomic region from Leguminivora glycinivorella isolate SPB_JAAS2020 chromosome 8, LegGlyc_1.1, whole genome shotgun sequence encodes:
- the LOC125228547 gene encoding exosome complex component RRP45, which translates to MRESFLSNCEKSFLQRIISEGHRLDGRSYNESRNVDIAFGSQYGSCIVSLGDTKVLAQVSCEVVQPKATRPNEGILYINVELGPMAAPQFEANRQTDLSVYLNRLLEKCYKDSKCIDLETLCIVAEEKVWSLRVDIKVLNHSGNLIECASIAALTALAHFKRPDVTRNGDAVTIHTMSEKDPIPTVLYHYPVCLTFAIFSNDILISDPSLIEESVCTSSTDEGINTGGGLLVIGMNQYKELCLLDLTGAAIYNSNLVHKAILSAANRSKDVVDMIKSCIVSDDTKRQKRVRINFSDIITSEHMLSLSRRDVSIRLKHYNVDDVQDEEMEEMESDGVEEVEPSKYDVVSSVPQTAEVVSKKSTSGWVEVSSESEEDCTVVE; encoded by the exons atgAGGGAATCTTTTTTGTCTAACTGTGAAAAGAGCTTTTTACAAAGAATTATTTCAGAAGGGCAT cgCCTCGATGGAAGAAGTTATAATGAAAGCAGAAATGTGGATATAGCTTTTGGCTCACAATACGGCAGTTGTATTGTATCTCTGGGCGACACAAA AGTGCTAGCGCAAGTTTCGTGTGAAGTGGTGCAACCCAAGGCAACAAGGCCAAATGAGGGTATCTTGTACATAAATGTGGAGTTGGGCCCTATGGCTGCCCCGCAGTTTGAAGCCAACCGCCAGACAGACCTTTCTGTGTACCTGAATAGGCTGCTTGAGAAATGCTATAAGGACTCAAAATGTATTGATTTGGAAACACTGTGCATTGTCGCAGAAGAAAAG GTTTGGTCACTACGAGTGGACATAAAAGTCTTAAACCATTCCGGAAACCTCATAGAATGTGCCAGTATAGCAGCTCTCACTGCACTCGCTCATTTCAAGAGACCTGATGTCACTCGCAACGGAGATGCTGTCACTATACACACTATGTCTGAAAAGGATCCCATACCCACTGTGCTTTATCATTACCCAGTTTGTCTGACATTCGCTATATTTAGTAATGA CATACTAATATCAGATCCCAGTCTAATAGAAGAGTCAGTATGCACAAGCAGCACAGACGAAGGCATCAACACCGGCGGCGGCCTGCTAGTTATAGGCATGAACCAATACAAGGAGCTCTGCTTACTAGACCTCACAGGGGCCGCCATATATAACTCCAACTTAGTACACAAAGCCATCTTAAGCGCAGCCAATAGGAGTAAAGACGTTGTTGATATGATCAAGAGTTGTATTGTTAGCGATGATACAAAGAG GCAAAAACGCGTGAGAATAAACTTCTCAGACATAATAACGAGCGAGCACATGCTGTCGCTAAGCCGACGCGACGTTAGCATCCGTCTCAAGCATTACAACGTGGACGACGTGCAAGACGAAGAGATGGAGGAAATGGAGAGCGACGGCGTGGAGGAAGTGGAACCCAGCAAATATGATG tGGTTTCATCAGTGCCTCAAACTGCGGAAGTTGTATCTAAGAAGAGTACATCAGGATGGGTGGAGGTTTCATCGGAATCAGAAGAAGACTGTACTGTAGTAGAGTAA
- the LOC125228546 gene encoding high mobility group protein DSP1-like isoform X3 — translation MLSDRSRVYEITSSQSQNQSSPDPEQGTQQANGIQNHQSLQSQEQNQALQQQGQIQQLIQLNLRKELQQAQTLQQTLQQQQQQNQQQTLQQMLQQQQQQQQQQQQQQQQQQQQQQQQQQQQLQQSLQQTLSQAQAQALVQAQAVLQQQVAQSLQQQQQTLQDHLQAVQQQQIQAALQQQSATLQELQQQAQQQQQALIAQSANKTAAKMPRARAYNKPRGRMTAYAFFVQTCREEHKKKHPDENVVFAAFSKKCAERWNTMSEKEKQRFHEMAEQDKKRYDLEMQNYVPPKDVKIGRGRRRQQYKDPNAPKRSLSAFFWFCNDERSKVKANNPEYSMGDIAKELGRRWAAAEPETKSKYEALSEQDKARYDREMTAYKKGPLGLVQQPTQEVEEIGDFEADEEYK, via the exons ATGCTGTCGGATAGGAGCCGTGTTTATGAAATTACTTCGAGTCAG TCTCAGAATCAGTCAAGTCCGGATCCGGAGCAAGGCACACAACAGGCAAATGGTATTCAGAACCATCAGTCCTTGCAATCGCAGGAGCAGAATCAGGCCTTACAACAGCAGGGCCAGATACAGCAACTCATCCAACTGAACTTGAGGAAGGAGTTGCAGCAAGCGCAGACTTTGCAGCAAACCTTGcaacagcagcagcagcagaatCAACAACAGACGCTGCAGCAGATGctgcaacaacaacaacaacaacaacaacagcaacaacaacaacaacagcagcagcagcagcaacaacagcagcagcagcagcaacaGCTGCAGCAGAGCTTACAACAAACATTGAGCCAAGCTCAAGCGCAGGCTCTAGTACAAGCGCAAGCGGTGTTGCAGCAACAAGTTGCTCAGTCATTGCAGCAACAGCAGCAAACACTGCAGGATCACTTGCAGGCTGTACAGCAACAACAAATACAGGCTGCTTTGCAGCAACAATCTGCAACATTACAA GAGTTGCAGCAGCAAGCGCAACAGCAGCAGCAGGCGTTAATAGCGCAGTCGGCCAACAAGACAGCAGCGAAGATGCCGCGCGCACGCGCGTACAACAAGCCGCGCGGGCGCATGACCGCGTACGCTTTCTTCGTGCAGACGTGTCGCGAGGAACATAAGAAGAAACACCCCGATGAGAATGTCGTGTTCGCGGCGTTTTCGAAGAAGTGTGCTGAGCGGTGGAAT ACGATGTCAGAAAAGGAGAAGCAGAGGTTCCACGAGATGGCAGAGCAGGACAAAAAGCGGTACGACCTGGAGATGCAGAACTACGTGCCGCCCAAGGACGTGAAGATCGgccgcggccgccgccgccagcaGTACAAGGACCCCAACGCGCCCAAGCGATCGCT ATCGGCGTTCTTCTGGTTCTGTAACGACGAGCGCTCTAAGGTGAAGGCAAACAACCCCGAGTACTCCATGGGCGACATCGCCAAGGAGCTCGGTCGCCGCTGGGCTGCCGCCGAGCCCGAGACCAAGTCCAAGTACGAAGCCCTGTCTGAGCAGGACAAGGCAAGATATGACAGG GAGATGACGGCGTACAAAAAGGGCCCTCTAGGACTCGTCCAGCAGCCCACGCAGGAGGTGGAAGAGATCGGGGATTTCGAGGCCGACGAGGAGTACAAGTGA
- the LOC125228546 gene encoding high mobility group protein DSP1-like isoform X2, translated as MENSPYTTCVYLIISTMSQNQSSPDPEQGTQQANGIQNHQSLQSQEQNQALQQQGQIQQLIQLNLRKELQQAQTLQQTLQQQQQQNQQQTLQQMLQQQQQQQQQQQQQQQQQQQQQQQQQQQQLQQSLQQTLSQAQAQALVQAQAVLQQQVAQSLQQQQQTLQDHLQAVQQQQIQAALQQQSATLQELQQQAQQQQQALIAQSANKTAAKMPRARAYNKPRGRMTAYAFFVQTCREEHKKKHPDENVVFAAFSKKCAERWNTMSEKEKQRFHEMAEQDKKRYDLEMQNYVPPKDVKIGRGRRRQQYKDPNAPKRSLSAFFWFCNDERSKVKANNPEYSMGDIAKELGRRWAAAEPETKSKYEALSEQDKARYDREMTAYKKGPLGLVQQPTQEVEEIGDFEADEEYK; from the exons ATGGAAAATAGCCCATATACTACGTGTGTTTATTTGATAATTAGTACAATG TCTCAGAATCAGTCAAGTCCGGATCCGGAGCAAGGCACACAACAGGCAAATGGTATTCAGAACCATCAGTCCTTGCAATCGCAGGAGCAGAATCAGGCCTTACAACAGCAGGGCCAGATACAGCAACTCATCCAACTGAACTTGAGGAAGGAGTTGCAGCAAGCGCAGACTTTGCAGCAAACCTTGcaacagcagcagcagcagaatCAACAACAGACGCTGCAGCAGATGctgcaacaacaacaacaacaacaacaacagcaacaacaacaacaacagcagcagcagcagcaacaacagcagcagcagcagcaacaGCTGCAGCAGAGCTTACAACAAACATTGAGCCAAGCTCAAGCGCAGGCTCTAGTACAAGCGCAAGCGGTGTTGCAGCAACAAGTTGCTCAGTCATTGCAGCAACAGCAGCAAACACTGCAGGATCACTTGCAGGCTGTACAGCAACAACAAATACAGGCTGCTTTGCAGCAACAATCTGCAACATTACAA GAGTTGCAGCAGCAAGCGCAACAGCAGCAGCAGGCGTTAATAGCGCAGTCGGCCAACAAGACAGCAGCGAAGATGCCGCGCGCACGCGCGTACAACAAGCCGCGCGGGCGCATGACCGCGTACGCTTTCTTCGTGCAGACGTGTCGCGAGGAACATAAGAAGAAACACCCCGATGAGAATGTCGTGTTCGCGGCGTTTTCGAAGAAGTGTGCTGAGCGGTGGAAT ACGATGTCAGAAAAGGAGAAGCAGAGGTTCCACGAGATGGCAGAGCAGGACAAAAAGCGGTACGACCTGGAGATGCAGAACTACGTGCCGCCCAAGGACGTGAAGATCGgccgcggccgccgccgccagcaGTACAAGGACCCCAACGCGCCCAAGCGATCGCT ATCGGCGTTCTTCTGGTTCTGTAACGACGAGCGCTCTAAGGTGAAGGCAAACAACCCCGAGTACTCCATGGGCGACATCGCCAAGGAGCTCGGTCGCCGCTGGGCTGCCGCCGAGCCCGAGACCAAGTCCAAGTACGAAGCCCTGTCTGAGCAGGACAAGGCAAGATATGACAGG GAGATGACGGCGTACAAAAAGGGCCCTCTAGGACTCGTCCAGCAGCCCACGCAGGAGGTGGAAGAGATCGGGGATTTCGAGGCCGACGAGGAGTACAAGTGA
- the LOC125228546 gene encoding high mobility group protein DSP1-like isoform X4 → MLQQQQQQQQQQQQQQQQQQQQQQQQQQQQLQQSLQQTLSQAQAQALVQAQAVLQQQVAQSLQQQQQTLQDHLQAVQQQQIQAALQQQSATLQELQQQAQQQQQALIAQSANKTAAKMPRARAYNKPRGRMTAYAFFVQTCREEHKKKHPDENVVFAAFSKKCAERWNTMSEKEKQRFHEMAEQDKKRYDLEMQNYVPPKDVKIGRGRRRQQYKDPNAPKRSLSAFFWFCNDERSKVKANNPEYSMGDIAKELGRRWAAAEPETKSKYEALSEQDKARYDREMTAYKKGPLGLVQQPTQEVEEIGDFEADEEYK, encoded by the exons ATGctgcaacaacaacaacaacaacaacaacagcaacaacaacaacaacagcagcagcagcagcaacaacagcagcagcagcagcaacaGCTGCAGCAGAGCTTACAACAAACATTGAGCCAAGCTCAAGCGCAGGCTCTAGTACAAGCGCAAGCGGTGTTGCAGCAACAAGTTGCTCAGTCATTGCAGCAACAGCAGCAAACACTGCAGGATCACTTGCAGGCTGTACAGCAACAACAAATACAGGCTGCTTTGCAGCAACAATCTGCAACATTACAA GAGTTGCAGCAGCAAGCGCAACAGCAGCAGCAGGCGTTAATAGCGCAGTCGGCCAACAAGACAGCAGCGAAGATGCCGCGCGCACGCGCGTACAACAAGCCGCGCGGGCGCATGACCGCGTACGCTTTCTTCGTGCAGACGTGTCGCGAGGAACATAAGAAGAAACACCCCGATGAGAATGTCGTGTTCGCGGCGTTTTCGAAGAAGTGTGCTGAGCGGTGGAAT ACGATGTCAGAAAAGGAGAAGCAGAGGTTCCACGAGATGGCAGAGCAGGACAAAAAGCGGTACGACCTGGAGATGCAGAACTACGTGCCGCCCAAGGACGTGAAGATCGgccgcggccgccgccgccagcaGTACAAGGACCCCAACGCGCCCAAGCGATCGCT ATCGGCGTTCTTCTGGTTCTGTAACGACGAGCGCTCTAAGGTGAAGGCAAACAACCCCGAGTACTCCATGGGCGACATCGCCAAGGAGCTCGGTCGCCGCTGGGCTGCCGCCGAGCCCGAGACCAAGTCCAAGTACGAAGCCCTGTCTGAGCAGGACAAGGCAAGATATGACAGG GAGATGACGGCGTACAAAAAGGGCCCTCTAGGACTCGTCCAGCAGCCCACGCAGGAGGTGGAAGAGATCGGGGATTTCGAGGCCGACGAGGAGTACAAGTGA
- the LOC125228548 gene encoding histone deacetylase complex subunit SAP30 homolog: protein MIQREYQMNNGFSTGEEDSRGNSDQICCLVDDSDRCRRSAGNAAYSKRIQKTVTQRRLKLNIDPQARHTYICDYHKNMIQCARTKQRRPKDSEDDSNEAEMDSPEVDWFSLQVNTLRRYKRHYKVPTRPGFNKAQLAEAIQKHFKSLPVNEKEIMTYFIYMVKTNGNKLDQKNGINSDSV, encoded by the exons ATGATTCAACGCGAGTATCAAATGAACAACGGGTTTAGTACAGGAGAAGAAGATTCTCGAGGAAATTCTGACCAAATATGTTGCCTTGTGGATGACAGCGATCGGTGCAGGCGATCCGCTGGCAACGCGGCGTACAGCAAGCGCATCCAGAAGACGGTCACCCAGCGGCGGCTCAAGCTGAACATTGACCCTCAG GccagacatacatacatttgtGACTACCACAAAAACATGATTCAATGCGCCAGAACGAAGCAAAGAAGGCCTAAGGATTCAGAGGACGATAGTAATGAGGCAGAAATGGATTCACCAGAAGTTGACTGGTTCTCACTGCAAGTGAACACACTCAGGCGTTACAAGAGGCACTACAAGGTGCCTACGCGGCCAGGGTTCAATAAAGCTCAATTAGCAGAA GCTATACAGAAACACTTCAAGTCATTGCCAGTAAATGAGAAGGAGATtatgacatattttatttatatggtAAAGACAAACGGCAATAAGCTGGACCAGAAGAATGGAATCAACTCTGATTCTGTATAG
- the LOC125228546 gene encoding high mobility group protein DSP1-like isoform X1: MGDRGATGGAWGARDEASWWPGSTGDLQQQQQQQQQLNEEIARSTAAATHQLYTYKMTGGFSNNAGDNSTSSYDYRLVSGSNNREESPQQSWWYASGSVDAHQQASSPTSQNQSSPDPEQGTQQANGIQNHQSLQSQEQNQALQQQGQIQQLIQLNLRKELQQAQTLQQTLQQQQQQNQQQTLQQMLQQQQQQQQQQQQQQQQQQQQQQQQQQQQLQQSLQQTLSQAQAQALVQAQAVLQQQVAQSLQQQQQTLQDHLQAVQQQQIQAALQQQSATLQELQQQAQQQQQALIAQSANKTAAKMPRARAYNKPRGRMTAYAFFVQTCREEHKKKHPDENVVFAAFSKKCAERWNTMSEKEKQRFHEMAEQDKKRYDLEMQNYVPPKDVKIGRGRRRQQYKDPNAPKRSLSAFFWFCNDERSKVKANNPEYSMGDIAKELGRRWAAAEPETKSKYEALSEQDKARYDREMTAYKKGPLGLVQQPTQEVEEIGDFEADEEYK, translated from the exons ATGGGGGATCGGGGCGCGACGGGGGGCGCTTGGGGTGCGCGCGACGAGGCCTCATGGTGGCCTGGAAGCACAGGAGATCTACAGCAGCAGCAACAGCAACAACAACAACTAAATGAGGAAATTGCACGAAGCACAGCCGCTGCTACACATCagttatatacatataaaatgaCTGGTGGTTTTTCAAATAATGCCGGTGATAACTCTACATCGAGTTATGATTACCGCTTGGTATCTGGCTCTAATAATAGAGAAGAATCTCCTCAACAGTCGTGGTGGTATGCATCAGGATCAGTTGACGCTCACCAACAAGCTTCTTCTCCGACG TCTCAGAATCAGTCAAGTCCGGATCCGGAGCAAGGCACACAACAGGCAAATGGTATTCAGAACCATCAGTCCTTGCAATCGCAGGAGCAGAATCAGGCCTTACAACAGCAGGGCCAGATACAGCAACTCATCCAACTGAACTTGAGGAAGGAGTTGCAGCAAGCGCAGACTTTGCAGCAAACCTTGcaacagcagcagcagcagaatCAACAACAGACGCTGCAGCAGATGctgcaacaacaacaacaacaacaacaacagcaacaacaacaacaacagcagcagcagcagcaacaacagcagcagcagcagcaacaGCTGCAGCAGAGCTTACAACAAACATTGAGCCAAGCTCAAGCGCAGGCTCTAGTACAAGCGCAAGCGGTGTTGCAGCAACAAGTTGCTCAGTCATTGCAGCAACAGCAGCAAACACTGCAGGATCACTTGCAGGCTGTACAGCAACAACAAATACAGGCTGCTTTGCAGCAACAATCTGCAACATTACAA GAGTTGCAGCAGCAAGCGCAACAGCAGCAGCAGGCGTTAATAGCGCAGTCGGCCAACAAGACAGCAGCGAAGATGCCGCGCGCACGCGCGTACAACAAGCCGCGCGGGCGCATGACCGCGTACGCTTTCTTCGTGCAGACGTGTCGCGAGGAACATAAGAAGAAACACCCCGATGAGAATGTCGTGTTCGCGGCGTTTTCGAAGAAGTGTGCTGAGCGGTGGAAT ACGATGTCAGAAAAGGAGAAGCAGAGGTTCCACGAGATGGCAGAGCAGGACAAAAAGCGGTACGACCTGGAGATGCAGAACTACGTGCCGCCCAAGGACGTGAAGATCGgccgcggccgccgccgccagcaGTACAAGGACCCCAACGCGCCCAAGCGATCGCT ATCGGCGTTCTTCTGGTTCTGTAACGACGAGCGCTCTAAGGTGAAGGCAAACAACCCCGAGTACTCCATGGGCGACATCGCCAAGGAGCTCGGTCGCCGCTGGGCTGCCGCCGAGCCCGAGACCAAGTCCAAGTACGAAGCCCTGTCTGAGCAGGACAAGGCAAGATATGACAGG GAGATGACGGCGTACAAAAAGGGCCCTCTAGGACTCGTCCAGCAGCCCACGCAGGAGGTGGAAGAGATCGGGGATTTCGAGGCCGACGAGGAGTACAAGTGA